GCCAGTTGGCCTGAGTGGTCCACAGAAAGTACAAAATGATGGCTCCGAGAAACATCAACGAGGTCGCGACATCAAACACGGCTTGCATCCCGCCCTGCTGAAATTGCCATACGAGTAGGAGTCCCAGCAAGCTGATCATGGCCAAAAGTGATATGCTGCCCTTGCAACTGATCAGCAGCGAAGCACGTACGTCTCGGCGGAATGTGGCCAAGTATTGAAGCCATACCCCACTGCTACCCCAGCCGGCAATGACGAGGCCTAGTAAGAGCGAACTAGGGCTCAGTAAAGAGAGTAGCCCCACGGTCGTCATTACTAGGCCGATGGCAATTACGAAGACCGAGACCTCGAAATGATCGGGCGTTGGCAGCGGGTCTTGAGTATTCAATGGTTGCTCGCGTCGCGAATTATTGACGTAAAATGGTCAACTGTCTATCGAGTAAAGTACATTCGCTTATTATCTCGGTCGTACGTGATTTGAATCCAGCGAACGTCATCGCTCCGGTCGTACTGCCAGCCCGTGCTAACCAAAAAATATTCCGTTATCTGGCTCTCGTCACGGAAGCCAGTAACGCGTTGGACTCGTGTTAAGGAGTGGATCGCCTCGCCCTTGGGATGAGTTTAGCCACAACTCGATTCATTCGCGAACATTATCGGCTGTGGGAATAATAGTAAAGCCGCTGTGTCGGACGATCGTAGGTGAAATAACGTCCTCGGTCTTCCTCCTGCCGCGAGTAGGTCCAGCCTTCAAAGACACGGCGATCGCCAAGCTTATAGGGCACGGTCGAGCAATCGATGAAAGTCTGAACAAGGCGACCACCGGAAAATTGCTCGATCCCCTCTTCTTCGGCGAAATGATCGAGGAATGCCTGTTCGTCGATGGTGCATTCGTAACGGATACTGTGCGACATGTAGTTGTACGTAATGTCACTGGCACCGGCCGGAATGAAAAAGGGAGCGTCTTTCGCGGATACTAGATGTCCCCGAAGTGGCTTTAAACTGGGTACTGCAGATGCCAATACAATCGAGATCGAAGCAACGATCAGTAGTAGCTCTTTCACCGTAAAACCACGTTTGCCGACAAAAATCAGACCATCCGCGATGGCAGCGTGTAGCCTTCGCTGCCAATGCCAATTGATAATGCTGATCAGCAAACTTGCCAGCGAAAATGAGGCGATCGTGAAAAACAGGCCGATCGGCATATTACCCAGAATTCCGAACAATGCGATTCCGGTGATGACTGAGCAAAATGCTGGCCAGCCAATGGCCATCGTCGCCGCTTTTGCATTTCGGCGAAAGGTTCCGCGGTACTGCTGAATAACATGATAGATGGGCCAGGGAACAAAAATAATCAAGGTAAAGGTAAAACAGGGTTCTAGGTAGACGAGTCCTGGGATACGCGTACCTATGAAAGCAAGCGAAACCAGAATAGAAACGGCTGCTGCGAGCTGATGTACGAGATGTGGCTTGGGAAACTCGGTCGTTATTGTGTTCGTTTCCACCAAGTTGCTTTCTTTTTCATTCGCTTCGAAGAAACATCGCTTTCGCAAATTGCTCATCGATAAGTCGTCGACCAGTGGTTAGCGACACCAAACGCAATGCCAACCGCCAACGTCAACAGAAGCGTATCGCTCAGCGAGAACTGACGGGCGACAGGCGGTTGCCAGTCTCTTTCGTACCAGGTTTGAAGTTCCAACCACCATCGCAAGTTGGATGAAGCGACACTACCGAGCGTGGTCAATGAAGCAAGGAATATCACCATAGGAACAAGGGGAAACGGCTGCCGCTGCGTGAGGAAGGTAAAAGCCGTGATGCAAATCGCGATTACGAATATCAATGCAACGAAAACGCTACTAAAGCAGGTCAATACCATGCAAAAGCGAGCTGCCGAAAGATTGGCCCGAAACGTTGAGCGATATTGCTGAAAAGCGATTAAGCCAGGCCCGATAATGGCGACGACAACCATACTAAGAGGGTTCTCATTGATCCGTGGAATCCAGCTTAACAAAATACCGGCAAACCAGATCGCAACCAAAATCGTCAATGTTGCGCTGACTAATTGACCGTAAGTTCGTCGTGGACCGTCCATCCTCTTACGATACGAACCTGTAACGCGTTTTGCTAACAATTGGCCATTTTAAAATGTACGAGCGAGAAACTCGCTGCGACAAAACAGAGAAGTAATCCCAATCACGTAGGTCAACGCCGTGAACGCGAGTAGCATGGTTTTTAGCGAGAAGCGAAAACGGCGACGCACCGTGAACTCTTCGACCGGGTAATAAGTAAGCTTTTTCCACCAGAAGACGTTTGAGATGCCACATGACGTGGTAAGCAGCCAAAACGCAACGACGGGAACTATTCGAATAACTCGGTACGGTTCAGCGTCGAACGCTCTCACGATGTGAGGAAGAGACATGAAAAGCATCAAGCCACTGATTGCTCCCAAGCCGCCACAGAGCCAGATTGCGACTTCGGCCGACTTGCTATTGCAAAGAAACGTCGCGCTATACTGCGTCCACCCCAGCATGATGACCACCAGAAGAAATGGAAACGGCAACACAGCCGTGGCTAATCGTGCGTGGAAGAAGAGCGAGATTAGTAATGCGAATGACGTTAAGCTGACGATGATGACGATCACCGATAGCCCAAAGTGCAGCCAGGAACGTTGCGGGAGAGGTTGAACGTGGGACGAAGTCATGCCGCCATTTTAATCAAGAAGAAGCGGCGCGGTTGTTCGTATGCGATTTCGTCCACAAACATCAATCTTCATCGAGATAGGCAAGCTCGAAATAATAAGCTGTACCCTGGGGGCGATCATACACCAGGAAATAGTAAACGTGGTCCCCATTCCAGATCGCACGAAATCCTTTGGCAACCGAGTGTGTTGTTCCTAGCAGCGTCTGGGTTCGCTCGGGAAGATCGACATCGACAGGCTTTGCGAACTCTTGAATTCGTAGCCCATCGCCTTGCTTGCTGGCGTTTAGCCATTTACGGAGCGGTGCTTCGGCTATCTGGAATTTTGCTCGGGAGATGGCGTGGCGAGTTCGTTGGTAGTCGATATGCTGTGCCTCGGCGGGAAGCGATAAAGGGACATCTGCGGCCGAGACATCAGATAAGTAGAGGGAAGGATTGGTGTGAGCCCGATAGGTGGCGGGAGCAATGATAATCGCGACAAGAATGCAGAAGGCCAAGATTTCTCGTAGTGAGAAAGAAAGACGTGGCCTCTCAGGGCACGCTTTCACGTACGCATTTAATTTCGAGATCCACCACCAATTGAAACCTGCGATGGTAAGTCCAACGATTCCTGCCAAGGCGAGGATGGCCGCAGCGTGAGAAAATGATGGAGGCTCGGGAAATTGTCCAGGGCCCCCCAGTGCGAGCAGGAAGGGGCTGATCACCCCTGCGATAAAAAGATATTTGCAGCACAAGAATCCTCCACTCAATGCGGCACCGGCTCCGAATCGGCTTCCGTGGAAGGTGCCCAGATACTGAGCGATTGTGGTGACCAAGCCGAATAGGAAAGTCCCGATGAAGATTGCGGTGAAGGGAGAAGTCGGCCAGACCAATTCCACCCCCACTGCACCGACGCCAGCAGTGATCCCGCCGATTGCCATATTAAGTAGTGAGACGGAGATCAGCAGCCGCGAAGGGCGAGGCGGCGCGGCGATCATCTCTGTGGGAGTGTCTATTTCACTGATTTCCATCTCGGTCATTTCACAGCGGGGGTTCGATCGATCTTGATATCGAACTTCGTCCCTTCCTTGGTGCTGGAGCTCCAGTTGAAACTAAACGTTGTGTGCGGGACACGGGGATTCTTGTCGGCTAAGAGAGGTACGCCGGTGACCTCGCCACCACGTGATTCGCGTGAGACGACTTGCTCGATGGGACGAGGCATGCGCTGAGGCAGAGCGATCTCGTCGGGAATACCTTGTTCATTGGTTTGTTCCACTTCCTTCGGCAACTCACGACGACGTTTGCTCAAGAACTTGCCATCTTGGCTTACGCACAGATCGTACGGCTGTCCGTCGAGGGTGATTTCAACCCAGTACAATTCTGCCCCGCCCTGCATTGCTTCTTGGCGCAGCTTCTTCTGGAGAAGCTTACTCACCAGAATCCCGTCTTCATGAACTTTGGTCTCGTACCAGCGGTCCTCGATCTTGTAAACAACTCGATACGTCTGGTCCTCTTCGTTTTCAATCAGTTCGACTTCGGGAATCTCTAAGTCGTGCAGTTCGCGTCGGATGGACGCCTGAACACGTTCTGGGCATTCTGCCAGGTCGAGTCTTAGATTCGTTTCGTCCGCCGACAAGTGACCGACAAGAAAAGAGAAAACGAAGACCACGAATCCGCAGCGTCGTACCATGATTGGGCTCCTTCCAACGATTAGGCCATGAGTGCTAGTCGCCAATCTAGCTACCTCAGATGGCATTCGCAACTAATTGGGGGAGGCTTGTTGATGCGAGAAGAAGGCGGCGCCACCCAGAACCAGGCCGAATCCAAGCATGATGGCCATCACTTCCAACAAGGTGACTCTTCGGGATTTACGCCTGGGAAGCAATGCTCGTTCGGCTTGAACAAGTTTCCTCCAGCGGCAGTAGTTCAAGAGAGATGAGATCGCTGCAAATACAGAGACGCCCACGAAGGGCCCAAACGCAGTGACAGCTTCCGCCCCGATCGATTGACCACGATACAACTGATTCCCCAGCGTGATCATCGGCAGCCCGGCAAGCAGGGCCGTGACACTAAAGAACCAAGTACAGAAACGCGCCCCAAACATGCTCGTTCGGAAGGTTCCCAGATATTGTTGCGCGGCTACGAGTCCTGGTCCCAGTAAGGCAGCCAGAAATCCGATTGCCGAACCTTCTCGAGCTGAAAGCGTGGTAGCGAGTGCCATCAACCAGCCCGCAAACCACAAGCATAAAGCGATCGAAAGAACCGAGACCGCGACAAGTGACTATGAAGGACGAGTGGCAATAAAGTCAGTTTGTCGTTCGGAGATATCAGCTTTCTCATCCATGAAGTCAGAATATCGATCGCTGCTAGCAACCGCAAGGAAAATGAAACTAGCGCGAAGAGTTCGAACCAACGAGATAGCTGTGGTGACCACTTCACAAATGGCGACGGCTGCTTGCAAGGTGTTTCGACGTCTCCGTTTCGGACATCCGCGGTCGTATCTGGCGGAAACCACCGTGGCCTTTTGTACGTCCAGCGCGAATAATTCTAAACGTAAGGATAATCCGCTAGCTCCTCGTTATGCCGTCAAAGTCGGAACAACTCCTCCAATCGGCGCGGGTCGTTGGGTGTGATTTTGAAGATCGCACCAAACAGATCGGAAAGATGCTAAAGAAAGTACCCCCGAAACTTCGAAATTAACCTTCGGAAGGACTGTTACACACTTGCCAGTTGCAGCACCTGTTGCAGTTGGCTTGAGTTAACAGCCGGCCAAGGGGGGAATCTTTAACAAGCTATTACTGCGCCATGGGTGTGACCTCACTCGTGACGACAGTTGTTCTGTTTGGGTTCTCCAACTGGTCACCGTATCGCCGAACCGCTGCGAGATAGGTGAATCGGGAACGTTCGCAAGAATGTCTTGATGAATCAAATCGTGTGTAGTGGCTCTTGGTTTCCGCTTGAACGGCACGGTTCAGAAGGATCTGAGTACGAGCCACGAGAGAAGCAGCGTTTGTAGCGCCCTGACCCAGACATTGACGAATTGAGACTCTCCCATAGCCGCGTGCGAGGGATCGCCAGAAGAGTCCAAGGCGAAGATGAGGGGCGATTTTCGTGTTTCCGCCAGAACCGGAAACACTGTGGAGGTCAACTCAACGAAAGAGTAATGGAGAGCCTGTGATGAAGGTCTTCACAACAGGACAGGTCGCAAAGATCTGCAAAGTGGCCCCCCGCACTGTGAGCAAGTGGTTCGATTCGGGCCGACTTAAGGGGTATCGTATTCCTGGATCCCAGGACCGACGAATCCCGCGGGAATATTTGATCAAGTTCCTGAAAGAACACGGAATGCCCCTTGGTGACCTGGAAGATGAAGCCATGGCCAAGGTGCTGATCGTAGCTCAGGACCAAGTATTGGTGGAAAATCTGCGTCGCGAACTTCCGCTCGAAAAAGCATTCAAGGTCTGCGTGGCCGCGAGTGGTTTTGAGGCCGGAATTCAAGCCGAAGGTTTTCACCCGGACTGCATTATCGTGGACTTCTCGATCGGTCGTATCGAGGCGTTGCAGATTTGCCAGAATCTGCGTCGGAATCCCGATTTCTCGGAAACGATTCTGATTGCCTTGCTACCCGACGATGGAAGCTCGATGAGCTTCGATCGATCCACGATCAATGAGACGTTCAAGAAGCCGTTTGACGCGGCTTTGCTGGCAGAACGCCTACGAACCTTGATCGGTGCTAAGAAGGAACTGGTCTAAGACCAAGCCTTCGGGGTTACCACAATCCGAGCTTAAAAAGACGCCGCGATGCATTTCGCGGCGTCTTTTTTTTGTGGCTTGCCTCAAGATTTCCAGGTTAACGGTATCACTTTCAATGCGGTTTTTCCCCACAGAAGGAGGCCTTGACCGACAATTGTCGACACCCCAGATGGGCCAGTCTCTGAAGTGGGGCAGGAAATCCTCATAACGCCCCTACTGGAAAAGGCGATATCGACTTAATATGGAGGGTTTCGCGGATTTCGATTGGCGCTCATTTCATGGCCGATTTTACGCATCTCGATAGTTCCGGCGCGGCCCGCATGGTCGATGTCGGACAAAAGAAACCCACGGCACGTGAGGCCGTGGCCGAGGCGTACGTCACCATGAAAGTCGAGACCGGCAAGGCGATCCGCGACAATCAAAACCAAAAGGGTGAAGTCCTCCAGGTCGCTCGCTTAGCTGGAATCATGGCCGCAAAGCGAACCGACGAGCTGATCCCACTTTGCCACGGGCTGCCCTTGGAAAGTATCGACGTCGACTTTGCTTTCGAAGACCCGACAACCTTGCGAATCACGGCGACGGCTCGTGTAACCGCGAAGACGGGCATCGAGATGGAAGCTATGACGGCCGCTTCCGTTGCTGCCCTAACTGTGTACGACATGTGTAAGGCCATTGATCGCGGGATGGAAGTTCGACACATCCGTTTGATAAAGAAGTCAGGCGGCAAGTCAGGGACCTACCAGCGAGATGTCAAACCTTAGGAGGTAGTTTGAAGTCTTCCGTTTTCAGTCTTCCATCAGAGAAGGTGTCAATTGAGCATTTCCTTCTTACCGAATATTGAGAACTGAACACTGATAACTTGACGAAAGTCGAATTGAACGTGAATCCCGCTACTAATCAAACTTCGTCTGCTCCCGAGGCCGGGGCATTGATGCGTTGCTATGGCGGGATCGAATCCGATCTTGCACAAGTTGAAGCGATTCTGAAGCGGGAAATGTCTTCTAAGTTCCCTGCCGTCAGCGATATCGTCTCGTACGGTTATCTGCTCGGTGGCAAACGCCTTCGCCCTGCCCTGGTGCTGCTTTGCGGTCAGGCATGGAGCAATGTCTCATCAGACCATCACAAGCTCGGTGCCGTCCTCGAGATGGTGCACACGGCAACGTTGATTCACGACGATGTACTCGACGGCGCAGAGACACGGCGACATCTGCAAACGATCCATCATCGCTGGGGAACTGAATCAAGTGTTCTCGTGGGCGACTTCCTCTTCACGCATGCATTCTATTTGGCCAGCACCCTTCCAACGACTCTCGCTGCCCGGAAGATCGGTCAGGCGACCAACGTCGTTTGTGAGGGAGAGCTGCGTCAAATTACGACGAAGGGCCGCTTCGACCTGAGCGAAGACGAGTACCTGTCGATTATCGAAGCCAAGACCGCGGCACTTTGTGAATGTGCTTGCGAGCTTGGGGCGATCTATGCCGAGTGCCCGGAGGACGCCGGTAAGCAAGCTGCCGAATACGGTCGTTGCCTGGGAATTGCATTCCAAATCGTCGACGACTTACTGGATATCGAAGGAGACACCGACCAGACTGGCAAAACTTTGGGAACGGACTTGGCCCAGCGGAAGCCAACGCTCCCGTTAATTCATGCCTTGAAAGTCGCACCGGTGGCGACCAAGGCCAAAATGCTTTCTGTCTTGGCGTCAGAAGATCCAGCGCCCGGTCAAATTCAAGCTTGGCTCGAAGAGTTTGACAGCGCCGCCTATGCCCGCGAAACCGCGATTCGATATGTCGAAACGGCACTAGCGGCGGTTTCGCAGTGGCCTGACAACGACGCGACCGCTGCATTACGGCAACTAGCCGAGTTCGTCCTCAAACGCTGCTATTAATGCGGGATGCTACCGAGCGTTAGCCGATAGGGTGGCAATAATCGGTGCGCCGCGTGTCACAATAACCGTATGCTCGAACTGAGCGGTCAAATTCTCTGGATGGGCGATCAACGTCCAACCATCTTTCGCCTCGGTTAGTCGTGTGCTTCGCGTAGACAGAAACGGCTCGATAGCGATCACCTGGCCTAGTTTCAAATGACGTTGATCGTACCGATTGAAGTAGCCTGCAATTCCTTCCGGTTCTTCGTGCAGGCTCCGTCCAATTCCGTGACCGCCGACATTCTTAATCGTTTGAAATCCATTCAGCTTCGCGATACGTTCAATTGCCTGGCCAATTCGGTTGACTGGGGCATCTGCTTTGGCTTCGACAATGGCATCTTGAAGAGCTATCTGGGTTGCGTAACAGAGTCGGGCTTTAAAATCTGTGATAGGTGGGACCACGATCGTTCCGCCCGTGTCTGCGAAGTAGCCATCTAACTCCGCGGAAACATCGACGTTAACGAAATCGCCCGCTTGAATGACCCGCTCGCCAGGAATCCCATGCGCGGCTTCTTCATTCACGCTAATACAGGTTGCCCCCGGAAAGTCGTACGTGACACGCGGTGCCGATCTCGCGCCCATTCGATCCAGCAACCCGCTACCGAGCCGATCTAATTCGGCGGTCGTCATCCCAGCTTCGATCGCGTTGAGCATGGCATCACGAACATAGGCGACTACCTTACCGGTATTCAGCACCCCATTCATGTCGTCCTGACTTTCGATTGTCATCTGCGTGGGATCCTTATTCCGGTGGAGGGTGATCTTTCGCCGGGGGGCGCCACCTTGCTCTTGGGTGAGACACTAATCAGATGTTACTGCAAGATGAAGGCCATCCATAGTACTCGGCCTATCGGCGAAGGGAAGTGACATCGAAGACGGATGGAATCAATCACGATCGTTCGCAGAAGCAGTTGTGTGAAGAATTATTTGACAACGGGTGTGCGCTGCGTCATTTTGATGCCCTCCCCCAAACGAAGCATCCCATTTGTTTTCAAGGTTAAGTGCATGCCCCCGCAAGATTTGATCCTCGGATTAGCCGAATACGCGTTGCAGAAACCAGGTACACTTCTGATGAACTCACTCACCATGGAGATGGTTCAGAAGTATCCCCAAGTGATTGCTCAACTCTGTGTTGAATTGCCAACCGTATCATGGGGAACCGTGCTGAACGTGGGAGAGTCCGACGATGGACTCGTGCTGGAAATACCTGTGAAGCAAGAGCGTCTAGCCGAACACATTCAATCCTTTTCCACAGTTCAAGATGCTCAATGGGCACCACGCGATGGGCACATCTATATGAGCGTACCGACCGATGGGAGTGTTCCGGCGGAAATGATTCAAACGTGGATAGATGATGCCTACCAAATTGTGTCTGACAAGTTGGATGATCGGGGAAGGTTTCTTATTGAACGGATAGCCGTTCCAGGCGATCAGCATCAACTTATCCGCGAGTTGACGGAGCGTCTCGGATTGTCTATGCGAAATTCAGAAATCGCGACGCTCATAAGGCCGGCGATCTTACTGCGATCTCGGATGGTTGAAGGAGACGAGGTCATCCCTCTCGGTGCCTCGAAGCTTGGTGGATTGCCAGATCTGCCTGATGCCGTTGATTGGCCGACGTTTGAACTCGAAGGAGACGAAAAGCCGTTGGCGTTTCTCGGACAATTCGATCTCGCAGAAGCCGCTGACTGTCCCCAGGCGTTTTCCGGCCTTCCTAAGTCGGGGTTGCTTTCGCTGTTTTCAGTTTGGGGATGGATTACCGAGGAAGAGTTCGATCCCGAGTTCCCTGAGGGACCAGAGAATGCTCCTGGCTGGACGGTCATGCTCCACACACCAGCTGCATCCTCTCTGTCGCGGCGTGAACCACCGGACGAACTGTTTCTCTTTCATCCCGCGCCGATCGAGATGATTCCGGTCTTGTCGTTACCGAATCATGCGGAAGAGCCCGAAGTGGCAGCATTGGGCTGGGACGATGATACTTGGGAAACGTTCGACAGAATGCAGGCCGACTTTCGTAGCATTCTGTGGGGACATTATCTGAATGATGTAAGCGCCCTGGCCACGCATTCGCTGGTGGGGGGCTATGCGATGTTCCAGCAGGAGTATCCCGAGGATCTAGTCGGTACTGACAAACGGATGTTGATTCAGATCGGCAGCGATGGCAACACAACGATGGCCTGGGGCGACGGCGGTGAATTGACGTTCTACGTTGACACCTCCGCTCTACAACAGGGGCGTTTCGAGGGAATTGAATGCCACTACCAATGCGGATAGAAAGTCCCTGATTGTTTCGGTCACCTCGTCAGTTATGCTTTAATTAGTCCCTCATGCCCTCTTTTCCTTGCAAGAGACCCACCATGCTATCCACTGCCAAACCTCTCGCTTTCAGCTTGATTTGCGCTACTTTTCTGTTTGGATCTTTGTCATTTGCTCTGGCCGAAAACCCTGGGCCGGAAGGCAACGGTGACTTCGTTGTCGGACCAGAATACAAGGTCGACCCGGCTTTGACTGATCAGGGCAATCCCAAGGGAAAGTACTTCCAGTTCTCGATGCCACTGGCCGAGAGCAAGATCTTCGACGGGAAAGACTCGACGCTAAATCCCAAGAAGAAGGTACGAGCAGAACGCAAGATCTTCGTTTACGTTCCGGCTGAGTACAAAGACGGAACCAAAGCACCCATCTTGGTCATGTTAGATGGGCCTAGTCGGATGAATCTGGTGCGAAACGCCCTGGATAATCTGACGATCTCAAAGGATCCAGCTCGCCGTTTACCTGCGTTCATCGCGATTGGTGTTGAGAATGGCGGTGACGATAGCAAAGGAAGTCAACGCGGTTTGGAATACGACACCATGTCAGATCGTTTCGCACGGTTTATTAACAACGAAGTATTGCCTGCCGTACTCAACAATCCCGAAATCAAAGCTGCCTACCCGAACATCGCTTTCACGAGTGATCCTTGGGGCAAGGGAATCATGGGATGCAGTTCCGGCGGAGCAGCGGCCCTCACCGCAGGCTGGTTCCGGCCCGATTTGTTCCGCCGCATCATCACCTACTCTGGAACATTTGTCGATCAACAGGATGATGACGCACCGGAAGAAAACGAGTACCCACTGGGCGCGTGGGAATATCACTCGGGCATGAAGCTGATCGAGAATTCCGAGAAAAAGCCACTCCGCATCTTCACGCACGTATCCGAGAACGACAACCGCGCGAAAGACCCTGAAGAGACCTATCACAATTGGGTTATGGCCAACTATCGCACGGCGGAAGCATTGAAAAAGAAAGGTTACGATTATCGCTTCGTCTTCAGCAAAGCGACTCGCCATTGCGACGGCAATGTCTACGATTTGACCCTGGCCGATACGCTGGTTTGGATGTGGCGGGGATACGAGGCCGATTAGTCATGGGCCGTTTGTCGGCGGTAAAAGCCTCGGCCGGCTAGACGATCGAAGGTGACTTCGTACTGGTTATTTCCGATTCGCCACTGAGCATGTAGGCCATTAAAAACCTCCTGTTGCCTTCTTCCGTAGCCCCGGCCTGGGCTACGAGGTTTTCCAATGGGTGCGGGTGGTGCGTTTGTGTAGTAACGTGCGACCTTGACGGTATCGTTGATCTCGTCCAAAGAGATGTTGCTGGTTGGTTTCAGTTTGTCGGGCATGCCTGCATGGAACCACTCGCGAAATGCCGATTCGGAAGTCGCGAAATCGCAGTCCAAGTAATTGGGGCCGATTGTCTGGTAACTGACATCGGAGGCATCTATCGGTAGGGTGACCGGCGCTTCTTCGCGATTAATACCAATCGCGCGTTCTTTCGTATTCGCACGGATATGGAATGCAGCGATCCCGACGTAGCCCGCGCAAATGATCACCAGCGCGATCATGTGAATCAGTGAGTACCGACGAATCTTCGTTATCATCGCGCCCTGTTTCCAGGCTCGGCGAAGGCCTTGCAGCCAGACGAAAGTCAGAAGGCCGAACGCCAAACTTGCCAAGCCGATTGAGAAGGTAACGATCAACTCAGCATCAAGATCTGTCCAGCCGTTCGCAAAGTTGAGTACGCAGACAACGAGTACCACGATCCCCATCACGATCAATTGAGTCGTCAAGACGAACGTTGCGTATCGACTTCGATGGACGACTGCCAGATATTGGCAGACAGCGACGACCAGAAACCAGAGGGAATAGGCCAAGTCAGTCGTGACGCGAATCGTATGTGTTGCCAGGAGGCAATGCCCCAGAAAATAGGCGGAAGTGGGAAAGGCAAACCCAATTACCACGAACGCCACCAAGACCATCCACCACGAAGGCACAGGTAATCTGGGCGAATCAGCGCTACCGTCGGAAGCAGACGTGGTGGTTACGAGCCAGTCTAACAATCGTCAAGTTTAAGAGGTAAAGGACTAAGAGGAAGGCTTCGGCACACTCGGAGCGTATTTCTTCAACATCGGTTGAAGTTCATCGACAAAGTCACGGACGTCTTTGAATTCACGATAGACGCTTGCAAACCGGACGTAGGCAACTTGATCGATGGCATGCAAATGCTGCATCACCATTTCGCCGATCTGGCGACTTTCGACTTCCCCTTCGTACTGCGAGTAAATCTCGCTTTCGACCGCCGCCACAATCGCTTCAATTTGAGCTTCGCTGATGGGCCGTTTCCAGCAGGCCAGCGCCAAGCCTCGCTTAATTTTCTCAGGAGCGAATGGCTCGCGGACGTTATCCTTTTTGACAATTTTGATATCAAGCTCTTCGA
This window of the Blastopirellula marina genome carries:
- a CDS encoding helix-turn-helix domain-containing protein; amino-acid sequence: MKVFTTGQVAKICKVAPRTVSKWFDSGRLKGYRIPGSQDRRIPREYLIKFLKEHGMPLGDLEDEAMAKVLIVAQDQVLVENLRRELPLEKAFKVCVAASGFEAGIQAEGFHPDCIIVDFSIGRIEALQICQNLRRNPDFSETILIALLPDDGSSMSFDRSTINETFKKPFDAALLAERLRTLIGAKKELV
- the moaC gene encoding cyclic pyranopterin monophosphate synthase MoaC; its protein translation is MADFTHLDSSGAARMVDVGQKKPTAREAVAEAYVTMKVETGKAIRDNQNQKGEVLQVARLAGIMAAKRTDELIPLCHGLPLESIDVDFAFEDPTTLRITATARVTAKTGIEMEAMTAASVAALTVYDMCKAIDRGMEVRHIRLIKKSGGKSGTYQRDVKP
- a CDS encoding polyprenyl synthetase family protein, producing MNPATNQTSSAPEAGALMRCYGGIESDLAQVEAILKREMSSKFPAVSDIVSYGYLLGGKRLRPALVLLCGQAWSNVSSDHHKLGAVLEMVHTATLIHDDVLDGAETRRHLQTIHHRWGTESSVLVGDFLFTHAFYLASTLPTTLAARKIGQATNVVCEGELRQITTKGRFDLSEDEYLSIIEAKTAALCECACELGAIYAECPEDAGKQAAEYGRCLGIAFQIVDDLLDIEGDTDQTGKTLGTDLAQRKPTLPLIHALKVAPVATKAKMLSVLASEDPAPGQIQAWLEEFDSAAYARETAIRYVETALAAVSQWPDNDATAALRQLAEFVLKRCY
- the map gene encoding type I methionyl aminopeptidase produces the protein MTIESQDDMNGVLNTGKVVAYVRDAMLNAIEAGMTTAELDRLGSGLLDRMGARSAPRVTYDFPGATCISVNEEAAHGIPGERVIQAGDFVNVDVSAELDGYFADTGGTIVVPPITDFKARLCYATQIALQDAIVEAKADAPVNRIGQAIERIAKLNGFQTIKNVGGHGIGRSLHEEPEGIAGYFNRYDQRHLKLGQVIAIEPFLSTRSTRLTEAKDGWTLIAHPENLTAQFEHTVIVTRGAPIIATLSANAR
- a CDS encoding YwqG family protein yields the protein MPPQDLILGLAEYALQKPGTLLMNSLTMEMVQKYPQVIAQLCVELPTVSWGTVLNVGESDDGLVLEIPVKQERLAEHIQSFSTVQDAQWAPRDGHIYMSVPTDGSVPAEMIQTWIDDAYQIVSDKLDDRGRFLIERIAVPGDQHQLIRELTERLGLSMRNSEIATLIRPAILLRSRMVEGDEVIPLGASKLGGLPDLPDAVDWPTFELEGDEKPLAFLGQFDLAEAADCPQAFSGLPKSGLLSLFSVWGWITEEEFDPEFPEGPENAPGWTVMLHTPAASSLSRREPPDELFLFHPAPIEMIPVLSLPNHAEEPEVAALGWDDDTWETFDRMQADFRSILWGHYLNDVSALATHSLVGGYAMFQQEYPEDLVGTDKRMLIQIGSDGNTTMAWGDGGELTFYVDTSALQQGRFEGIECHYQCG
- a CDS encoding alpha/beta hydrolase, which encodes MLSTAKPLAFSLICATFLFGSLSFALAENPGPEGNGDFVVGPEYKVDPALTDQGNPKGKYFQFSMPLAESKIFDGKDSTLNPKKKVRAERKIFVYVPAEYKDGTKAPILVMLDGPSRMNLVRNALDNLTISKDPARRLPAFIAIGVENGGDDSKGSQRGLEYDTMSDRFARFINNEVLPAVLNNPEIKAAYPNIAFTSDPWGKGIMGCSSGGAAALTAGWFRPDLFRRIITYSGTFVDQQDDDAPEENEYPLGAWEYHSGMKLIENSEKKPLRIFTHVSENDNRAKDPEETYHNWVMANYRTAEALKKKGYDYRFVFSKATRHCDGNVYDLTLADTLVWMWRGYEAD
- the nrdR gene encoding transcriptional regulator NrdR, translated to MRCPFCRADHDRVIDSRASQDSFSIRRRRECLDCKRRYTTYERVEELDIKIVKKDNVREPFAPEKIKRGLALACWKRPISEAQIEAIVAAVESEIYSQYEGEVESRQIGEMVMQHLHAIDQVAYVRFASVYREFKDVRDFVDELQPMLKKYAPSVPKPSS